CCGCCTCCTCGGTCACCTCGGCGCCCTCGACCGGCACCACCACGACCTTGACCGTTTCGCCGGTCCGCGCGTCCGGCACGCCGACCGCCGCCGCCTCGGCCACCCCGTCCAACTCGGCCAGCACCTGCTCGACCTCGTGCGGGTAGACGTTGAAGCCGTTGACGATGATCAGGTCGTTGGCCCGGTCCACCAGGTGCAGGTCGCCGTCCTCGTCCACGTAGCCGACGTCACCGGTGCGGAACCAGCCGTCGGCGTCCGGGCCGTGCGCGCCGTCCGGCCAGTACCCGCTGAACAGGTTGTCGCCCTTGGCCGCGACCAGGCCGGTGCCGGGCTCGTCCTCGTCCTGGTCGAGCGGACGCCCGTCGGTGTCGACCAGGCGCACTTCCACGCCCGGCAGCGCACGGCCGACCGAGCCGCCCTTGGGCACGCCGCCGGCCAGCGTCGTGGTCAGCACCGGGCCGGTCTCGGTGAGGCCGTAGCCCTCGTAGACAGGCAGGCCGACCGCCTCGCGCATGGCGTCCAGCAGACCGGCCGCCAGCGGCGCGGCTCCGGAGGTGAAGAGGCGGACCGTGGCCAGGTCCTCGCGCAGCCGGTCCACCGGCCGGGCCAGGATCGCCGCGTACATCGGGGGCACGCCGACCACCGTGGTCACGCGGTGCTCGCGGATCGCGGTCAGCGCCGCGTCCGGGTCGAACCGCTCCAGCAGCACGGCCGTCGCGCCCGCGCCCGCGACCTGGAGCAGCCCCGGGCCGAGCCCGTAGACGTGGAACAGCGGCAGCGCCAGCAGCACCCGGTCGCCCGGCGTCACGGGGGCGGGTCGCAGGGACGCGCACTGCCGCACGTTCGCCAGCAGCGCCCGGTGCGACAGCATCGCGCCGCGCGGCGTGCCGGACGTGCCGGAGGTGTAGCCGAGCACCGCCAGGTCCTCACCCGAGCCGATGGCGGGGAACTCCTCGCCCGGCTCCATGGTCGGCGCGGGCAGCACCTCGACGTCCGCGCCGCCGCCGTCGCCGACGAGCAGCTTCGCGCCGCTGTCCGCGACCAGTCTTTGCAGCTCACGGGTCGGCTGGCCCGGTCCGGCGGGCACCAGGACACCACCGGCGCGCAGGACGCCGAACACCGCGACGCAGTACGCGACACCGGCCGGCAGCCGCACGACCACCCGGTCACCGGGCTCGACGCCCGCCTGCGCCAACCGGTGCGCCTCGCCGTCCACGGCCGCGTCGAACTCGGCCCAGGTGTGGGTCTCCGGTGTGCTCCGATCGCCGGAGGCCGTGACATCGACCAGTGCGACGTGCTTGGGTCCACGGTGCGCGGATGCGCGAACCAGGTCGGAGATGTTGCTTGCGGAAGTGGTCAACATGACCTCCTGGTGAACCACAGCGGATCTCCGCGCAGTCTGTCACGCGGGAGCGGCGTCACGCAGTGGCTCCGCACCCGTCTCCGATTCGACCCCACCAGCCGCTACCTACTACGGAGTAACAACACGTATGCTGCCGGCACGGCGACCCTGTGGAGGTGCCGCGAGCCGATGACCGCACGGGCACGCGAGAACTCCGTCCGAACGATCCGGACGCTGCGCTCCAGGTGGAGTGCGGGAGGGCAGTCCAGCACGATCGAGAGCGTGGAGAGCAACGCGGCGACCGAGCCGTGGAACCTGGTCCGCGCCGCTCAGGGCGGCGACACGGACGCGTTCGGCGCGCTCTACGACCGCTACGTGGACGTGGTGTACCGGTACGTGCTCTTCCGCGTCGGCGACCGCACGCTCGCGGAGGACGTGACCAGTGAGACGTTCCTGCGCGCGCTCCGCAGCATCAGGTCGATCAGCTATCAGGGCCGCGACGTGGGCGCCTGGTTCGTCACGATCGCGCGGAACATCGTCTTCGACCACGTGAAGTCCAGCCGGTACCGGTTGGAGGTCACGACGGCCGAACTGGCGGACAACCGCGAGGTCACGGACGGTCCCGAGCAGGCGGTCCTCACCGACGCCACGAACGCCGAGCTGCTCCGCTGCGTCGCCCAACTGGGCGAAGACCAGCGGGAATGCATCACCCTTCGGTTCATCCAGGGGTTGTCCGTGGCGGAGACGGCAGCCAGGATGGGCCGCAACGAGGGCGCCATCAAGGCCCTGCAGCACCGAGCGGTGCGCCGGTTGGCCCAACTGCTGCCCACCTGGCTGCGGTGATCACCGTCGCACCGCTCGTGCTCGCGTAACCCCGGGACGTCCCGGGTCGTTACTCGGGGCAGGATCCTCGGTGCGGGACTCGTCCGAGACGGTGCGGGATGGTTGGCCAGCGGGATGGTGGGCAGAGGTATCACGCCGCTATGGCGTCACAGGCAGCGCGAGCAGTTCGCCCGCGCGATCGACGCGCATCCCGATCCGGCCCGTCCCCGGCCCGATCCGACCCGATCGGGTTCCGTCGAGTCCGAGCCGTCGGCCGGTGAGTTCGCCGAAGAACTGGCCGTAGTCGCGCTGCTGCGGAAAGCCGCAGTCACGAGCGGCCCCGACGAGGCCGTCAAGGCCCGGATGCGGGCCAGGGTGCTGGGTGCGACCGCGCCGCCGCCGACCAAACTCGACCAGCCCAAGGAAGAGCTGCGACGGCCGCGCGCCGGAGCCCGTGGCCGATTAGCGGTGGCCCTCGCCGCGGCGCTGTGCCTGTTGTTGTCGCTGACCGGGATGAGCCTGTTGCTCAGCCAGGACGCGCTACCGGGTGACGCGCTGTACGGCGTCAAGCGCACCGCCGAGACGGCTTCGCTCGGCCTCACCTTCGGCGAGGAGTCGAAGGGCCACAAGCGCCTGGAGTTCGCCGCCGCGCGCGTCGTGGAGCTGGAGACGCTGGTCGACCGGTACCGCGAGCCCTCCGGCGGGCCGCTCGGCGGCTACCTGACCGCGCTGACCGACTTCGACGCCGACGCCGCGGCCGGTTCCCGCGTGCTGGCCGCGGTCGGGTCGAACTCGGATCAGCGCGCCCTCACGGAGCTGCACGATTGGGCGATCGCGCACGCCACCCGATTGGGCGAACTGCGGGCCGCGCTGCCCGTCGAGGCCGCCGATCGGGCCGGGACGTCGCTGGACCTGCTCGACCGGATCGCCCAGCGCGCGTCGGCGTTGCAGGCACGGGCGGACTGCGTGTCCGTCACGTCGGGTCAGGTCGACCAGGTCGGCCCGGTGCCGGCCGAGGACGAGTGCGTGACGCAGCCCGTGGTCCCCGGCATGTCGCCGGAGCTCCGGCCGTCCGCGCCGGACCCCACGTCCGCCGCCGCGCCCACCACGTCCGACGGTGTGCCCGGCACCGGCACGTCGAGCGGCCTGCCGAGCGTCGGAGTGTCGCCTTCGACGCCGTCCACACCGTCCGCGCCGACCGTCTCGACGAGCGGTCCGGTGCTCCCCCTGCCCACGTTGACGCTCCCGTCGCTGCCCCTGCCCGGCCTCGGCGGCTGATCGCTACCCTGTCCCCATCGGACCGCGGGAGGCGCTGACGTGGTGAAAAGGCGTGTGGTGGAGGGCTCGGCCGAGCGGGAGAGACTTGCCGAGTTGGCCGGTGAGGCTTCGGCCGCTGCCGCGCTGGCGGTGGTCGGCCCCTCTGGGAGCGCGCCCACCGACCTCACCGCGGCGGCTTTCTTCGACGTCGACAACACGATGATGATGGGCGCGTCGATCTTCCACTTCGCCCGTGGGCTCGCCGCGCGCAAGTACTTCAAGAACTCCGACCTGGCCGGGTTCGCGTGGCAGCAGCTCAAGTTCCGGGTCGGTGGGCGGGAGGACCCGCAGAGCGTCGCCGCGTCCCGTGAGCAGGCGTTGTCGTTCGTGGCCGGTCGGTCGGTGGCGGAGTTGGTCTCGCTCGGCGAGGAGATCTACGACGAGCTGATGGCGGACCGGATCTGGACCGGCACGCAGGCGTTGGCGCAGATGCACCTGGACGCCGGGCAGCGGGTGTGGCTGGTGACCGCGACGCCGGTGGAGTTGGCGCAGATCATCGCCAAGCGGCTGGGGCTGACGGGTGCGCTGGGGACGGTGTCGGAGAGCACCGACGGCATCTACACCGGGCGGCTGGTCGGGGACTTGCTGCACGGTCGGGCGAAGGCGCACGCGGTGCGCGCGTTGGCCGCGAAGGAAGGTCTCGACCTGCGGCGGTGCACGGCGTACTCGGACTCGGTGAACGACGTGCCGATGCTGTCGGTGGTCGGCACGGCGGTCGCGGTGAACCCGGACTCGGGGCTGCGGGAAACCGCCCGCAAGCGGGGCTGGGAGATCCGCGACTTCCGCACCGGCCGCAAGGCGGCGAAGATCGGCGTCCCGTCGGTCCTGGGCGCGGGCGCCCTCGCAGGCGCCGTAGCCGCCACCCTCGCCTACCGCCGCCGCGACCGCTGACCTGCTCGGCGCTGACCACAGCTCGGCACTGACCAGCTCAGCACTGGCCGGCTCGGTCAGCCAACGGCGAGGTCAGCCCAGCGGGATGTGCCAGGTCAGCCCAGCGGCGACCGTCAGGGCCCAGGGGTGCGCGCCCGGTCAGCCCAGGAAGACGTTGCGGCGCTGCGTGAGCAGCCGGTACAGGGTCTGCTGGATGGTCTCCCGCACCTGGTCCGTCAGGTTGAACACCAGCATCGGGTCATCCGCCGCGTGCTCGCCGTACACGTCCGTCCGGATCGGCTCACCGAACTCGATGTACCACTTCGACGGCAACGGGATGGCCCCCAGCGGCCCGAAAAGCGGGAAGAACGGCGTCACCGGGAAGTACGGCAGCCCCAGCAACCGGGCCAGCGGCTTGATGTCGGCGAGCTTCGGGTAGATCTCCTCCGCACCCACGATCGAGCACGGGATGATCGGCACGCCGGTGTTCAGCGCCGCCGAGACGAACCCGCCCCGCCCGAACCGCTGCAGCTTGTACCGGTCCTTGAACGGCTTCCCGATGCCCTTGAACCCCTCCGGCCACACGCCGACCAGCTCACCGGAGCTGAGCAGCCGTTCCGCATCGGGGTTGCACGCCAGCGTCTGCCCCGACTTGCGCGCCAACGCACCCAGCACCGGCGTCTTGAACACCAGGTCCGCGCCCAACATCCGCAGGTGACGGCGCTTCGGGTGGTCCGCCCGCACCGCGAACGCCGTCATCGTCGCGTCCAACGGCAGCGTGCCGGAGTGGTTGGCGACGATCAGGGCACCACCCTCGCCCGGCACGTTGTGCATGCCGATCGTCTCCACCCGGAACCACTTCTCGTACAGCGGCCGGAGCGGCGGCATCAGGACGTGGTCGGTCAGGTCGGGGTCGAAGCCGAACTCGTCCACCTCGTAGTCGCCCTGGAGGCGCCTGCGGGCGAACGTCAGCAGTTCCGCCAGGTGCCGCTCCCACGCCGCCGGCTCGGACGCCACGGATTCCTCGGACGGCTCGTCCGTGAGTTCGGCCGAGGGCTCGTCCGGGGGCTCGGGCAGCACAGCGGCCGGTCGCGCCTGGGCCACGCCGCGTCGTCGTCGGGGCGCCTCCCGGTCCGCACCGTGCAGCGGGATCACCCGTGCCTCTGCCACCGCGTCCACCTCCTCGCCGTCCACCGGCGCCTAACGGAACCTGGCGGCCACGTCGAGCACGCCACGCTCGACCGACGCCACCACCTCGGGATCGATCAGCGGACGCAGGGCGCGCCCGCTCACGTAGTCGTCGAACGCCTGCTGCGTGGTCCACCTCGGGGTGAAGCCGAACTCCCGCTTGAGCAGCGTCGTGTCCACCACCCGGCCCCAGTTGAGGAACCTCATCTGGTCCGGGGAGAAGTCCACCAGCCTGGCACTGCGGAACAACCTGCCCACGGTCGGCACCGACGCGCTCGGCACCCGCAGGTTGATCCGGCCGGCACGGCGGATGGCCTGGGACAGCATCAGCACGCCGTCACCGCCCACGTTGTACACGCCGGGCAGGTCGTGCAGCGCGGCCCGTTCCAGCACGGCCAGCGCGTCCTCGGAGTGCAACAACTGCACCCTGGCGTCGTAGCCCAGCACCGTCGGCACGACCGGCAGGGCGAAGTACCTGGTCAGCACCGTGTCGATGCGCGGGCCGATGAAGTTGGTGAACCGCAGCGCGGTGACGTCGACGTCCGGCCGGCGGCGGGCGAACCCGCGCACGTACCCCTCGACCTCCACCGCGTCCTTGGCGTACCCGCTGGACGGCAGGTCCTTCGGGCCCATGTCCTCGGTGAACACCGCCGGATCACGCGAACTCGACCCGTACACCGCGCTGGTCGACTTCACCACCAGCTTGCGCACGTGCGGCGACTTCTGGCACGCGGCCAGCAGCTGCATCGTGCCGATGACGTTCATCTCCTTCATCGCGGTCCGGCCGGTCGGACCGGCCGGGTTCGCCGTCACCGACGCGTGCACGACCGTGTCGACCTGCGCGGTGGCGATGACCTTGGCGATGAGGGGGTTGCGGATGTCGGCGCGCACGAACTCGGCGCGGCCCATGCGGCGCAGCAGGTCACGTGACGGCAGCTCGGTGTCGACGCCGAGCACCCTGCCGATGTCCGGGTTCGCGGCGAAGCGCGCGGCGAGGTGACCGCCGAGGAAACGGCTGCAACCGGTGACGAGAACGACCTTGGGCGCCATGCGACTCCCTGTGCGGGTGGTGCGACTCGTCGATGCTAGCCGGGATCCTCGATCCACCCGGGACGAGGAGCAGGGTCTTGACGCAGGTCACCAGGGCTTTACCGGTCAATCACCCGGATGGCCGCTTCGGCGGCCGGGACGCGCGGCCAGGCGCGGAACGACAACACCGCCAGCCCCACGGCCGTTCGCCGGGGGACTGGCGGTGCGAGAACCCGCAGGGGTTACTTGCCGCGCTTCCTGCGCTGGACCCGCGTCTTGCGCAGCAACTTGCGGTGCTTCTTCTTCGACATGCGCTTGCGGCGCTTCTTGATGACCGAGCCCATGCGGGTTCCTTCACTACTAGACGTTGGTGGTCTCCACGCGCCGGTGGAAACACCCGTCAAGAGGGCGCGCCGACACCAGGCACGAACGGCCTATCAGTTTACCCGCCGCTCCATACCCGGCCTCACCCGGCGTCGAAGTAGGCGTTCCGCAGGTACTCGTGCACCGCCTTCTCCGGCACTCTGAACGACTTGCCCACGCGCACCGCCGTCAGCTCACCGGAGTGAACCAGCCGGTACACCGTCATCTTCGACACACGCATCATCAGCGCGACCTCGGCGACCGTCAGGAATCTGACTTGGCCGAGCGACTTCTCCTCCGCAGGCATGGATCACCGCGTCCTTCGACACGCGTCGTGCCGTCGGCTTCCCCACCGACGGTTCGACACGCACGTGCTCCCTTGAGGGTAACGGGACACGTGGGACTGGTGCGACGGCCAATGGCGGTATCAGTCCGCCTCGTGGTCCCGTCCCAGTTCCACCGAACGGTCCCGAGCTGCTTCGATGGCCGCCAGCATGGCCGCGCGGACACCGTGCTTCTCCAGCTCGCGGATGGCCATGATGGTGGTGCCGGCGGGTGACGTGACGGCCTCGCGGAGGATGACCGGGTGCTGGTCGCCCTCGTTCAGCATGGTGGCCGCGCCGACCGCCGACTGGATGATGAGCCGGCCGGCCAGGTCGCGCGGGATGCCGAGCAGGATGCCCGCGTCGATCATGGCTTCGACCAGGTAGAAGAAGTAGGCCGGGCCGGAGCCGGACAGGGCCGTGACGGCGTCCTGCTGGCTCTCCGGGACGCGCGCCACCTGGCCGACGGTGCGCAGCAGCTCCTCGACCAGGTTCAGGTGCTCCTCGGTGGCGTACTTGCCGGCCGAGATGGCGCTCATGGCCTCGCCGACGACCATCGGGGTGTTCGGCATGACACGGACGACCGGGGTGCTGTCGGGCAGCCTGCGCTCGTACAGGGACGTCGGGAGGCCCGCGCACAGGGACACGACCAGCGTGCCCGGCTTGATCACCGGTGACAGCTCGTCCAGCAGGGGTTCGATGTCCTGCGGCTTGACCGCGACCACGAGCACGTCGGCCCGCTGCGCCGCGCCCGCGACGTCGAGGCCCTCCACGCCGTACTGCGCCGTCAACGCTGCCGCACGGTCCGGGTGCTTCTCGGTGAACAGCAGCTCGTCGGCCTTGCGCCCCCCTTGCAGGAGCCCGGACAGCAGGGCCTCACCGATCTTGCCAGCCCCCAACACGGCGATGGTCGTCATACCCCAAGCCTGCCACGCCACCGGACGTTCAGAACGCGCGAGTCGTACCTTCAGGACGCGCGAGTCGTACCTTCAGGACCACCGTGTCCTACGTTCAGGACCCCCGAATTCAACGCTCAGAACACGCGAGTCCCTCCGGTCAGGCACCAGGAGTCGCGCGTTCGGACACAGCGAGTCGACCGGTCGGGAACGTAGAGCCACGCGCTCGGACACCGGGAGCCGAGCGGTCACGCACCGCGCGGTCAGCCCGCCGGGGTCAACGCCAGCTGCCGCGCCTGGCACACCAGCCGCCCGGCGGAATCGATCACCACGGCGTCCTCGTCGAACCACTGCCCGTGCACCGCGCTGCACGACACCCGCACGCGCAGCCACCCCGGCGCCGGATGAGACCGGAGCAACGACGTCATCTGCACCGTCGGCGACCACCCGAACCGACCCAGGTTGAACGTCACCGGCATCGAGATGTCCCCGGCGATCAGCGCGAAGTACGGATCCGGCCGCTCACCCAGCGGACGCACCCACAGCCGCAGCACCAACGGGTCGCCGACCCGCCCGGTCAGGAACCCGGCGCCCTCCTGGTCCAGCCGCACGTCGCACACCGACCCGAGCTTGTACACGCCCCCCGACCCCATGGACGCGAGGTCGATCGCGTCGGCGGGCGGCGCGGCGGCCATGTCCGGCAGGTCGACGTAGTCCGGCGTGCCGTTGGGCATCCGCCCGACCGTCACCACCGCCTCCACGCAGCTCCGCCCACGCTGCTCCAGCGCCGACGTCACCACGGTCGCCGTCCGCCCCGCCTTGCGCACCTGCGTCCGCAGCAGCACCGGCCCCACCTCCGGCGCACGCAGGAACTGCGTGCTCACCGCCAACGGCGCGAGGTCGTCGGCGCCGGGCACGGCCGCCCGCGCGCTGTCCACCGCCGCACGTGACACCAGGGCCAGCAGGAACCCGCCGTGCGGCTTGGGACCGACCGTCCACTCGGCGGGCAGGGACGCGGTGTACGTGCCGTCGCCCAGGGGGCGGACCGCACTGGCTACCGAGAAGGACACAGGGCTCCTCACGAACGGCTGACCAGCGAGCGCAGGAAGAACGAGACGTTCGCCGGCCGCTCGGCCAGCCGACGCATCAGGTAGCCGTACCACTGCTCGCCGAACGGGACGTACACGCGCACGACGTGCCCCTCGGCCGCGAGGTGCAGCTGCTCGCCGGTGCGGACGCCGTACAACAGCTGGAACTCGAAGTCCTCGACCGCTTTGTCGTGCCAGCGGGCGCGTTCCCCGATGATCTCGATCAGCCGCGGGTCGTGGGTGGCGAACATCGGGTAACCGGAGCCGGCGAGCAGGACGTTCGCGCAGCGCACGTAGTTGAGGTCGACCTCGTGCGGGTCGACGTAGCTCACCGACGCGGGTTCGGCGTACGCGCCCTTGCACAGCCGGACGCGGGTGTCCGCGAGCTCGCGGCAGTCGTCCAGGGTGCGGCGCAGGTACGCCTGGAGCACCGCGCCCACCGACGGCCAGTGGCGGCGCAGTTCGGCGAGCACGCGCAGGGTGGCGTCGGTGGAGGTGTGGTCCTCCATGTCGACGGTGACCGTGGTCGCGGCCTGTTCGGCCGCCGCGCAGATGCGGGACGCGTTGTCCAGCGCCAACGTCTCGCTCACGGCCAGGCCGACGGCGGACAGCTTCACGCTGACCTCGGCGTCGGCGGCCAGGCCCACGTCGTGCAGCTGGTCCAGCAGCTCCAGGTACGCGCGCACGGTGCGTTCGGCGGTCGCGCGGTCGGTGGTGTCCTCGCCCAGGTAGTCCAGGGTGACGCGCA
This is a stretch of genomic DNA from Saccharothrix ecbatanensis. It encodes these proteins:
- a CDS encoding AMP-binding protein, whose amino-acid sequence is MLTTSASNISDLVRASAHRGPKHVALVDVTASGDRSTPETHTWAEFDAAVDGEAHRLAQAGVEPGDRVVVRLPAGVAYCVAVFGVLRAGGVLVPAGPGQPTRELQRLVADSGAKLLVGDGGGADVEVLPAPTMEPGEEFPAIGSGEDLAVLGYTSGTSGTPRGAMLSHRALLANVRQCASLRPAPVTPGDRVLLALPLFHVYGLGPGLLQVAGAGATAVLLERFDPDAALTAIREHRVTTVVGVPPMYAAILARPVDRLREDLATVRLFTSGAAPLAAGLLDAMREAVGLPVYEGYGLTETGPVLTTTLAGGVPKGGSVGRALPGVEVRLVDTDGRPLDQDEDEPGTGLVAAKGDNLFSGYWPDGAHGPDADGWFRTGDVGYVDEDGDLHLVDRANDLIIVNGFNVYPHEVEQVLAELDGVAEAAAVGVPDARTGETVKVVVVPVEGAEVTEEAVKDHCAGRLAKFKVPTVVEFATTLPHSPTGKLARSRLRQPLA
- a CDS encoding sigma-70 family RNA polymerase sigma factor, with amino-acid sequence MTARARENSVRTIRTLRSRWSAGGQSSTIESVESNAATEPWNLVRAAQGGDTDAFGALYDRYVDVVYRYVLFRVGDRTLAEDVTSETFLRALRSIRSISYQGRDVGAWFVTIARNIVFDHVKSSRYRLEVTTAELADNREVTDGPEQAVLTDATNAELLRCVAQLGEDQRECITLRFIQGLSVAETAARMGRNEGAIKALQHRAVRRLAQLLPTWLR
- a CDS encoding DUF5667 domain-containing protein — encoded protein: MVGRGITPLWRHRQREQFARAIDAHPDPARPRPDPTRSGSVESEPSAGEFAEELAVVALLRKAAVTSGPDEAVKARMRARVLGATAPPPTKLDQPKEELRRPRAGARGRLAVALAAALCLLLSLTGMSLLLSQDALPGDALYGVKRTAETASLGLTFGEESKGHKRLEFAAARVVELETLVDRYREPSGGPLGGYLTALTDFDADAAAGSRVLAAVGSNSDQRALTELHDWAIAHATRLGELRAALPVEAADRAGTSLDLLDRIAQRASALQARADCVSVTSGQVDQVGPVPAEDECVTQPVVPGMSPELRPSAPDPTSAAAPTTSDGVPGTGTSSGLPSVGVSPSTPSTPSAPTVSTSGPVLPLPTLTLPSLPLPGLGG
- a CDS encoding HAD family hydrolase, whose translation is MVKRRVVEGSAERERLAELAGEASAAAALAVVGPSGSAPTDLTAAAFFDVDNTMMMGASIFHFARGLAARKYFKNSDLAGFAWQQLKFRVGGREDPQSVAASREQALSFVAGRSVAELVSLGEEIYDELMADRIWTGTQALAQMHLDAGQRVWLVTATPVELAQIIAKRLGLTGALGTVSESTDGIYTGRLVGDLLHGRAKAHAVRALAAKEGLDLRRCTAYSDSVNDVPMLSVVGTAVAVNPDSGLRETARKRGWEIRDFRTGRKAAKIGVPSVLGAGALAGAVAATLAYRRRDR
- a CDS encoding lysophospholipid acyltransferase family protein codes for the protein MDGEEVDAVAEARVIPLHGADREAPRRRRGVAQARPAAVLPEPPDEPSAELTDEPSEESVASEPAAWERHLAELLTFARRRLQGDYEVDEFGFDPDLTDHVLMPPLRPLYEKWFRVETIGMHNVPGEGGALIVANHSGTLPLDATMTAFAVRADHPKRRHLRMLGADLVFKTPVLGALARKSGQTLACNPDAERLLSSGELVGVWPEGFKGIGKPFKDRYKLQRFGRGGFVSAALNTGVPIIPCSIVGAEEIYPKLADIKPLARLLGLPYFPVTPFFPLFGPLGAIPLPSKWYIEFGEPIRTDVYGEHAADDPMLVFNLTDQVRETIQQTLYRLLTQRRNVFLG
- a CDS encoding NAD-dependent epimerase/dehydratase family protein, with the translated sequence MAPKVVLVTGCSRFLGGHLAARFAANPDIGRVLGVDTELPSRDLLRRMGRAEFVRADIRNPLIAKVIATAQVDTVVHASVTANPAGPTGRTAMKEMNVIGTMQLLAACQKSPHVRKLVVKSTSAVYGSSSRDPAVFTEDMGPKDLPSSGYAKDAVEVEGYVRGFARRRPDVDVTALRFTNFIGPRIDTVLTRYFALPVVPTVLGYDARVQLLHSEDALAVLERAALHDLPGVYNVGGDGVLMLSQAIRRAGRINLRVPSASVPTVGRLFRSARLVDFSPDQMRFLNWGRVVDTTLLKREFGFTPRWTTQQAFDDYVSGRALRPLIDPEVVASVERGVLDVAARFR
- a CDS encoding 30S ribosomal protein bS22, which translates into the protein MGSVIKKRRKRMSKKKHRKLLRKTRVQRRKRGK
- a CDS encoding helix-turn-helix domain-containing protein; translation: MPAEEKSLGQVRFLTVAEVALMMRVSKMTVYRLVHSGELTAVRVGKSFRVPEKAVHEYLRNAYFDAG
- the proC gene encoding pyrroline-5-carboxylate reductase, with translation MTTIAVLGAGKIGEALLSGLLQGGRKADELLFTEKHPDRAAALTAQYGVEGLDVAGAAQRADVLVVAVKPQDIEPLLDELSPVIKPGTLVVSLCAGLPTSLYERRLPDSTPVVRVMPNTPMVVGEAMSAISAGKYATEEHLNLVEELLRTVGQVARVPESQQDAVTALSGSGPAYFFYLVEAMIDAGILLGIPRDLAGRLIIQSAVGAATMLNEGDQHPVILREAVTSPAGTTIMAIRELEKHGVRAAMLAAIEAARDRSVELGRDHEAD
- a CDS encoding thioesterase family protein gives rise to the protein MSFSVASAVRPLGDGTYTASLPAEWTVGPKPHGGFLLALVSRAAVDSARAAVPGADDLAPLAVSTQFLRAPEVGPVLLRTQVRKAGRTATVVTSALEQRGRSCVEAVVTVGRMPNGTPDYVDLPDMAAAPPADAIDLASMGSGGVYKLGSVCDVRLDQEGAGFLTGRVGDPLVLRLWVRPLGERPDPYFALIAGDISMPVTFNLGRFGWSPTVQMTSLLRSHPAPGWLRVRVSCSAVHGQWFDEDAVVIDSAGRLVCQARQLALTPAG
- a CDS encoding proline dehydrogenase family protein codes for the protein MNPLRTLILAAAGNDTVRRVVATAPVSRDVVRRFVAGEKISDAIDVTSDLVGRHGLRVTLDYLGEDTTDRATAERTVRAYLELLDQLHDVGLAADAEVSVKLSAVGLAVSETLALDNASRICAAAEQAATTVTVDMEDHTSTDATLRVLAELRRHWPSVGAVLQAYLRRTLDDCRELADTRVRLCKGAYAEPASVSYVDPHEVDLNYVRCANVLLAGSGYPMFATHDPRLIEIIGERARWHDKAVEDFEFQLLYGVRTGEQLHLAAEGHVVRVYVPFGEQWYGYLMRRLAERPANVSFFLRSLVSRS